CGTGATGAATGGCCAAGTGATCGCGCAGTGCCGGCCCCGGCATCGTCATCAAGAGTTCCTTGCCTTCCTGCGCGCCATCGACAAGGCAGTGCCCGACGAACTGGATGTGCACTGCATAGCTGATAACTACGCCAGCCACAAGCATCCAAAGGTGCGCGCTTGGTTGGCCGAGCGGCCTCGCTGGCACATGCACTTCGTTCCGACCTATTCAAGCTGGCTCAATCAGGTCGAGCGCTTCTTCTCGATCATCACCACGCGGGCAATCCGCCGTGGCTCGTTCACCAGCGTGAAGGATCTGATCAACAAGATCGACACATTCATCGCGAATTACAACCAGTCCTGCCAGCCGTTTACTTGGACAGCTACAGCAGACTCCATCCTCGAAAAACTCGCCAGACTATGCGGGCGAATTAACGGGACAGGACACTAGCCTCCAACAACTTCTACCGCGAGTTCACCGACGACCCGGCCGTGACGGCGGCGGCGGGCGCCTTGCCCCAGATGGGCGGCAGTGGTTGGGTGCGTGATCTGCGCGAGGCAATGAGCTTGCCCGGCGAGGCGGCGCAGGGCCTGCAGGACAGCGTGGGGCGGTTCGCGGCAGCGGGCACGCGGGATGCGCAGATGGCGCTGATCGACGAGTTGCTCGCCGACTGGGCCGGTACCTCGGGAAAACTCATCCACGGCATTGCAAGCTATGACTTGGTATCGGACGGCCATGGCAGTTTGGTCACCGCCGACAAGCCCGATGCCGACCCGACCTACGTCACCACGGCAATGCTGAACCTGACTTCCGTGGCCGGCATGATGGTGCCCAACCCCCAGGCCGGCGGCACGGGCCAGTCAGATGAAATCCTGGGCGAAGCCGGTCGCCAATTGCTGCGCCGGATGAACGTGCTGGAGGTCTTCAACGGCACCAAGTTCTTCCAGATTCCGTTCCAGACCGGCTCCGGTGGCGGTGGGGGCGGCGCGGCGTCCCCGGGCGGCGGCGGCTCGGGCGGCGAGTCGGATGGCATCAGTCGCTACACGGCCACCCTTTCCGCCCCCCAGGCCGCCTTGCTCAACCAAAGCTACGACGAACTGCGCGAAAGCGTCTATGGCGCCCTGGTCGTGCAGACGCGCCTCAAGCCCTACCTGGACAGCGTGGCGCTCACCATTGACGACCAAGGCGTCGGCTTCGACACCACCGGGCTGTCTGCCATGCTGGATGCCCGCAAGACGGGCAGCGAGCGTGAGGGGCTGATCGACCTGGTGGAGCTGAACCGCTACCAGGGCAAGCTGCTCACCGCCGTGGGATTCGATGGGCTGGGCATGCTGTCGCAGTGGGTCGAGGCCCTGCCGGCCGGTGATGCGTTGCGCGGGGAGTTGAGCGGGCTGGGCGTGATCCTGTCCGGTGCGGCCGAAGGATCGGCACGCAGCGATATCTATCTGGGCGGCGCGGGCGACGATGCCTTCGCGGCGGGCGCGGGTGACGACCAACTGGATGGCGGCGCTGGCAATGACACGCTGCGCGGCGGCGACGGCAACGACGTGTTGATGGGCCGCGAGGGCGCCGACGCTCTGCATGGGGATGCGGGCGACGATCAGTTGCACGGCGGCTCGGGCAACGACAACCTGTGGGGCGGTGCCGGCAACGACACGCTGCTGGGTGGGGATGGCGATGACGGGTTGTACGGTGATGCGGGCGACGACACCCTGGACGGAGGTGCGGGCCGGGACTGGCTGGAAGGTGGCGCGGGCGCCAACACCTACCGCTTCGGCCGGGGCGACGGTCAGGACACCATTGCGTTCAAGAGCGGTGTTCGCGACGGCAAGCCCGGCGTGCTGCAGTTCAAGGACGGCGTGACCGCCGCTGACCTGGGGCTGCGCCAGGTCCACGACACCGTGCACGGCGGTTATTCGCTGGAGGTGTCGATCAACGGCACGGCCGACAAGGTGACCATCCAGGGGTTCTTCTATGGCGACGATCCCGACGCACCCTACAGTTCGGTGCAGCGGTTCCAGTTCGCCGATGGCTCGGCGTTGGACATTGCCACCATCACGGCCCAGTTATTCGCGGGCACGGCCTCGGCCGACACCCTCTTCGGCACCAACGCAGCCGACACTCTTCGTGGCGGTTCGGGCAACGACAACCTGTGGGGCGCCGCCGGCAACGACACGCTGCTGGGCGGGGATGGCGACGACGGGCTCTATGGCGAGGCAGGCGACGATGTCATCGACGGCGGCGCGGGCCGCGACTGGCTGGAAGGCGGCACGGGCTCCAACACCTACCGCTTCGGCAAGGGTGATGGTCAGGACACCATTGCGTTCAAGAGCGGTGTTCGCGACGGCAAGCCCGGCGTGCTGCAGTTCAAGGACGGCGTGACCGCCGCTGACCTGGGGCTGCGCCAGGTCCACGACACCGTGCACGGCGGTTATTCGCTGGAGGTGTCGATCAACGGCACGGCCGACAAGGTGACCATCCAGGGGTTCTTCTATGGCGACGATCCCGACTCGCCCTACAGCTCGGTGCAGCGGTTCCAGTTCGCCGATGGCTCATCGTGGGACATGGCCGGCATCAAGGCCCAGTTGTTCGCGGGCACGGCTTCGGATGACAGCCTCGTCGGCACGGCAGCAGCGGACACCCTCAACGGCGGCTCGGGCAACGACAACCTGTGGGGTGGTGACGGCAACGACACGATGATCGGAGGCGATGGCGACGACGGCCTCTATGGCGATGCGGGCGACGACACGCTGGACGGCGGCGCAGGCCGCGACTGGCTGGAGGGCGGCACGGGCTCCAACACCTACCGCTTCGGCCGGGGCGACGGCCAGGACACCATTGCGTTCAAGAGCGGTGTTCGCGACGGCAAGCCCGGCGTGCTGCAGTTCAAGGACGGCGTGACCGCCGCTGACCTGGGGCTGCGCCAGGTCCACGACACCGTGCACGGCGGTTATTCGCTGGAGGTGTCGATCAACGGCACGGCCGACAAGGTGACCATCCAGGGGTTCTTCTATGGCGACGATCCCGACTCGCCCTACAGCTCGGTGCAGCGGTTCCAGTTCGCCGATGGCTCATCGTGGGACATGGCCGGCATCAAGGCCCAGTTGTTCGCGGGCACGGCTTCGGATGACAGCCTCGTCGGCACGGCAGCAGCGGACACCCTCAATGGCGGCTCGGGCAACGACAACCTGTGGGGCGGTGACGGCAACGACACGATGATCGGAGGCGATGGCGATGACGGCCTCTATGGCGATGCGGGCGACGATGTAATCGACGGCGGCGCGGGCCGCGACTGGCTGGAGGGCGGCACGGGCTCCAACACCTACCGCTTCGGCCGGGGCGACGGCCAGGACACCATTGCGTTCAAGAGCGGTGTTCGCGACGGCAAGCCCGGCGTGCTGCAGTTCAAGGACGGCGTGACCGCCGCTGACCTGGGGCTGCGCCAGGTCCACGACACCGTGCACGGCGGTTATTCGCTGGAGGTGTCGATCAACGGCACGGCCGACAAGGTGACCATCCAGGGATTTTTCTATGGCGACGATCCCGGCGCGCCCTACAGCTCGGTGCAGCGGTTCCAGTTCGCCGATGGCACGACGTGGGATCTTTCAGCGATTGAAACCCAACTGTCAGCCTCCGCGGCGACGCAAGCGAACAAGGATGCCATTGCCTCCGACTCGATGGAGTTGAACAGCGAAAAGCCGTATGTGTTCGACGATGGCGTTTCCATGGCCGGCGTCAACAAGCCCTACGCGTTCACTGGCTTGGACGATGCGGACTTCGTGACCCTGAAGCCGCAGGAGAAAGAGCCATTGATCGACGCAGTGGCGCCGACCGGCTGGAGCGTCGCACCCTTGGATTCTTTCGCAGCGATTCAGTGGAAACCGTTGTTCCAAACGGTGCAGATGGATGGTGCATCCGCATCAGTGGACCGCCAGGCCCAACTGCTGACGGACGCAATGGCGCAGTTCGCTCCACCTGCCGCCATCGACGCCAGGGGCGTGGCGGCGGCGCAGGATGGGCCATGGAAGGTCGTTGCCGCGCATTGGCAGTGAACGGACTTGCGATGAGCAGAAAAGCCTGGGGCTGGCCGGCCCCAGGCTTTTTTTTCGAGGGATGGCACCGGAGGGTTTGGCTCCGGCATCCGATCCGCCTGCGGCGTGGGCAACCACGGCGTTAGCGGCCCCGTACAGAGCAACGGGCTCACTTCAAATGCTATTGAAAATATAGCAACAAAGGCAATTGAAACGGCGGCATGAGGGGGATTCCTTGGCTTTCTTACGACTCGGGTCACCGTCATGTGACCAGGGGGTAACCGCGGCTTGATACCGCCATGCCTCCATGGCGAGGACCACTTGAAACTTGGAAAAAACTTGCTTCGCCGATGGAGTGGGCCAAGAGGAGGCGTCTCTCGGTCGCAAGCGTGACAGGCTGGCGCTCAATGCCCCACGTACCGCCCCGGCCGGTGGCTGATCCATAAAAACCCGCTCATCACCACCACCGCCAGCACCGAATACGCCACCCGCTCGATCGGCACGATCACCAGCGCCAGCAGCACCACGGTGCAATCGATTGCCATCTGCACCTTGCCGGCGCGCACTCCGTAGCGCTGCTGCAGGTACAGCGAGACGATGGTGGCGCCGCCCAGGCTGGATTTGTGGCGCGCGAGGAACAGGCAGCCCGTGCCCAGCAGCAGCCCGCCCAGCACGGCGGCGAACAGCGGGTTCAGGTAGTCCACGTGCATGACGTGGGGAAACAGCTCCGTCAGCACCGACAGCAGCGCCACCGACAGGAACGTCTTGATGGTGAACTCCCGCCCCATGCGCGTCCAGGCGAACCAGTAGAACGGCAGGTTGATGGCAAAGAACAGCTTGCCGAACGAGATGTCGGTCACGTAGTGCAGCAAGAAGGCAATGCCCGCCGTGCTGCCGATGAGCAGCCCCGCCTGGCCGAACAGCATGAGCGCCATGGCCACGAACAGCGTGCCGGCGAAGAGCGCCTGCACGTCTTCGTAATGCCCGTGGCGCAGCGACCCCATGGGGTACAGCGGCGCGGAAGGCGGCGGCGCGGCCGAGGCCGGGGGCGCAGGGGGTGGCAAGGGGGCTTCGGGCATGGCGGGGCGGATGGGTGTCACAGGCTACTCCAACACCGGCAGGCCATGCAAACAACGCGCCAGCCCGTGCTGGCGGTGCCGGCGCCGGGCTATCGCCCCTCGCGGATCTCCAGCGCGCTGCCGCTGCGCAGCACCCGGCCCTGGCCGTCGAAGTACACAGTGAAGATCATGGGCTGGTTACCGCCGTCGTTCCAGCGCCAGTCCCAGGCGGTTTCGC
This region of Acidovorax sp. GBBC 1281 genomic DNA includes:
- a CDS encoding calcium-binding protein, with product MSLPGEAAQGLQDSVGRFAAAGTRDAQMALIDELLADWAGTSGKLIHGIASYDLVSDGHGSLVTADKPDADPTYVTTAMLNLTSVAGMMVPNPQAGGTGQSDEILGEAGRQLLRRMNVLEVFNGTKFFQIPFQTGSGGGGGGAASPGGGGSGGESDGISRYTATLSAPQAALLNQSYDELRESVYGALVVQTRLKPYLDSVALTIDDQGVGFDTTGLSAMLDARKTGSEREGLIDLVELNRYQGKLLTAVGFDGLGMLSQWVEALPAGDALRGELSGLGVILSGAAEGSARSDIYLGGAGDDAFAAGAGDDQLDGGAGNDTLRGGDGNDVLMGREGADALHGDAGDDQLHGGSGNDNLWGGAGNDTLLGGDGDDGLYGDAGDDTLDGGAGRDWLEGGAGANTYRFGRGDGQDTIAFKSGVRDGKPGVLQFKDGVTAADLGLRQVHDTVHGGYSLEVSINGTADKVTIQGFFYGDDPDAPYSSVQRFQFADGSALDIATITAQLFAGTASADTLFGTNAADTLRGGSGNDNLWGAAGNDTLLGGDGDDGLYGEAGDDVIDGGAGRDWLEGGTGSNTYRFGKGDGQDTIAFKSGVRDGKPGVLQFKDGVTAADLGLRQVHDTVHGGYSLEVSINGTADKVTIQGFFYGDDPDSPYSSVQRFQFADGSSWDMAGIKAQLFAGTASDDSLVGTAAADTLNGGSGNDNLWGGDGNDTMIGGDGDDGLYGDAGDDTLDGGAGRDWLEGGTGSNTYRFGRGDGQDTIAFKSGVRDGKPGVLQFKDGVTAADLGLRQVHDTVHGGYSLEVSINGTADKVTIQGFFYGDDPDSPYSSVQRFQFADGSSWDMAGIKAQLFAGTASDDSLVGTAAADTLNGGSGNDNLWGGDGNDTMIGGDGDDGLYGDAGDDVIDGGAGRDWLEGGTGSNTYRFGRGDGQDTIAFKSGVRDGKPGVLQFKDGVTAADLGLRQVHDTVHGGYSLEVSINGTADKVTIQGFFYGDDPGAPYSSVQRFQFADGTTWDLSAIETQLSASAATQANKDAIASDSMELNSEKPYVFDDGVSMAGVNKPYAFTGLDDADFVTLKPQEKEPLIDAVAPTGWSVAPLDSFAAIQWKPLFQTVQMDGASASVDRQAQLLTDAMAQFAPPAAIDARGVAAAQDGPWKVVAAHWQ
- a CDS encoding YitT family protein; the encoded protein is MPEAPLPPPAPPASAAPPPSAPLYPMGSLRHGHYEDVQALFAGTLFVAMALMLFGQAGLLIGSTAGIAFLLHYVTDISFGKLFFAINLPFYWFAWTRMGREFTIKTFLSVALLSVLTELFPHVMHVDYLNPLFAAVLGGLLLGTGCLFLARHKSSLGGATIVSLYLQQRYGVRAGKVQMAIDCTVVLLALVIVPIERVAYSVLAVVVMSGFLWISHRPGRYVGH